A single Phoenix dactylifera cultivar Barhee BC4 chromosome 1, palm_55x_up_171113_PBpolish2nd_filt_p, whole genome shotgun sequence DNA region contains:
- the LOC103719483 gene encoding myb-related protein Zm38-like isoform X1, protein MEAGNLNISRAQGNACWGIKIVGLCSFVHCTYGGEMQELDSANHGGEKQWPSMTPEEEDLISRLHHLLGERWELIAKRLPDRTAEEVERYWGTKERRELGEDKIHKPVCARLSPSFKFTMDEPVEGGKPSQTGS, encoded by the exons atggaaGCAGGGAACCTCAATATCAGCAGAGCACAAGGTAACGCATGCTGGGGAATCAAAATTGTTGGTCTCTGCTCTTTTGTCCACTGCACATATGGTG GAGAAATGCAGGAGCTGGACTCTGCAAACCATGGGGGGGAGAAGCAGTGGCCTAGCATGACACCAGAGGAAGAAGACCTCATAAGCAGGCTCCACCACCTGCTAGGAGAGAG GTGGGAGCTGATTGCTAAAAGACTACCTGACAGAACAGCAGAAGAAGTGGAGAGATACTGGGGAACGAAGGAGAGGAGAGAACTTGGGGAGGACAAGATCCATAAGCCTGTCTGTGCAAGATTAAGTCCATCCTTTAAGTTCACCATGGATGAACCAGTAGAAGGTGGGAAACCATCACAAACTGGATCTTGA
- the LOC103719483 gene encoding MYB-like transcription factor TCL2 isoform X3, with amino-acid sequence MEAGNLNISRAQGEMQELDSANHGGEKQWPSMTPEEEDLISRLHHLLGERWELIAKRLPDRTAEEVERYWGTKERRELGEDKIHKPVCARLSPSFKFTMDEPVEGGKPSQTGS; translated from the exons atggaaGCAGGGAACCTCAATATCAGCAGAGCACAAG GAGAAATGCAGGAGCTGGACTCTGCAAACCATGGGGGGGAGAAGCAGTGGCCTAGCATGACACCAGAGGAAGAAGACCTCATAAGCAGGCTCCACCACCTGCTAGGAGAGAG GTGGGAGCTGATTGCTAAAAGACTACCTGACAGAACAGCAGAAGAAGTGGAGAGATACTGGGGAACGAAGGAGAGGAGAGAACTTGGGGAGGACAAGATCCATAAGCCTGTCTGTGCAAGATTAAGTCCATCCTTTAAGTTCACCATGGATGAACCAGTAGAAGGTGGGAAACCATCACAAACTGGATCTTGA
- the LOC103719483 gene encoding transcription repressor MYB5-like isoform X4, with the protein MQELDSANHGGEKQWPSMTPEEEDLISRLHHLLGERWELIAKRLPDRTAEEVERYWGTKERRELGEDKIHKPVCARLSPSFKFTMDEPVEGGKPSQTGS; encoded by the exons ATGCAGGAGCTGGACTCTGCAAACCATGGGGGGGAGAAGCAGTGGCCTAGCATGACACCAGAGGAAGAAGACCTCATAAGCAGGCTCCACCACCTGCTAGGAGAGAG GTGGGAGCTGATTGCTAAAAGACTACCTGACAGAACAGCAGAAGAAGTGGAGAGATACTGGGGAACGAAGGAGAGGAGAGAACTTGGGGAGGACAAGATCCATAAGCCTGTCTGTGCAAGATTAAGTCCATCCTTTAAGTTCACCATGGATGAACCAGTAGAAGGTGGGAAACCATCACAAACTGGATCTTGA
- the LOC103719483 gene encoding myb-related protein Zm38-like isoform X2 produces the protein MEAGNLNISRAQGNACWGIKIVGLCSFVHCTYGEMQELDSANHGGEKQWPSMTPEEEDLISRLHHLLGERWELIAKRLPDRTAEEVERYWGTKERRELGEDKIHKPVCARLSPSFKFTMDEPVEGGKPSQTGS, from the exons atggaaGCAGGGAACCTCAATATCAGCAGAGCACAAGGTAACGCATGCTGGGGAATCAAAATTGTTGGTCTCTGCTCTTTTGTCCACTGCACATATG GAGAAATGCAGGAGCTGGACTCTGCAAACCATGGGGGGGAGAAGCAGTGGCCTAGCATGACACCAGAGGAAGAAGACCTCATAAGCAGGCTCCACCACCTGCTAGGAGAGAG GTGGGAGCTGATTGCTAAAAGACTACCTGACAGAACAGCAGAAGAAGTGGAGAGATACTGGGGAACGAAGGAGAGGAGAGAACTTGGGGAGGACAAGATCCATAAGCCTGTCTGTGCAAGATTAAGTCCATCCTTTAAGTTCACCATGGATGAACCAGTAGAAGGTGGGAAACCATCACAAACTGGATCTTGA